The Malaclemys terrapin pileata isolate rMalTer1 chromosome 5, rMalTer1.hap1, whole genome shotgun sequence genomic interval ctgccagcataattaaaccacccccaacaagtggtGCTAGCGATGTCGGCAGGAGACTCACTCCTGCCGATATAGCGCTGTCCATaccagcacttttgttggtgGAACTTATGTCCGTCAGGGAggtgggttttttcacacccctgtccCACCAAAGTGGTGGTGTAGACAGTGCCTGAAGCTCAgaagtcaagtgacttgccccagaccATATAGTCTGTGGCCAAACTGGGAACTGAACTCTGATATTAATCCCAGTTCAGTGTTCCAACCACAAGGTCATTCTGCCTCTAAGTTAAACACTAGATCACATCAGTAGACAGCTCATGTGTGGCTAGCCCTACTACTGATTTCCTCAAAACATCTTAAGTAAGCAGGACTTCAGCTCTAGTCAGCACTTACACTTTGTCCCTGATCGTCAAGAGATACCCAGCAATGGCACAGatctgtttattattattattattattattattattataccatAATAAAAAACATTGGGCAATGAATATTGCCTCTTCTAATGCAACAACTCCTTCTGTTTCTCTTGGCTTCCTTTGCATTACATGGACAAAGTTCAAATGTTGCAATTCAATTTTTATTGTGAAATAAAATAGTAGGGGGTAGGGCTCTGCTTTCTTACAGGAACTGTTGGCACGACTGCCTGCAGGATTTTTCTCAGTTGTGAGCCACTGCTGACCAGGGGTGCCAAATGCAGGCTAGCTGCAAGTCTGGCAAAGATGACCTATTTTCAGCAGCTCTTCAGGTTTTAGCCTGTGCTCCAAGTCCTGGCGTCTTGGGTGGTGGTGAACAAAGATGTCCAACACAAACAGGTGCCAGGGGTAGGAAAGATTTTTGAGGAGTGGAGAATGAACACTTTAAATATGGGTTTGCAGCATTGGGGGAGGAGAATCTGTTCCCAAGTCACACTTACGCTTCTCTGGCAGTGCAAAGTGGTCTTGGGGTGAATGTAATTTACACTGGAAGGCTCTAttgcattgccagagtggtgtaaagggaccttaatgtaaatgagattgGGTCTCTGTTCTGTACTTTTCCAAGTAGAGCACTTCTTGCGTCTAGTCCTAAGCTGCTATTGTCTAAGGGACAAAGCATATGTATCTTCCAGAATAACTGAAGAAACAGGTGGGTGCTCTCATCCTGTCTTCTCTGTGGGGTGACTGGAGCTGTGGCGAGGACACATGGATTAGTTTCTAATGTTCATCCTATATGTGGTTTAGGAAACGCACAGGGAGAGAGTGGACAGGAAGGAAAGAGTCTGCCTTGTTGCATAACTTCCAATTTGCCACAGACTGGACAAGTGTCTgcattttgggggtggaggtgatGAACTGGCCTGCTGCATAGTATTTGCAAATAATCCATGACTCACTGTTCTGGCAGTCAAACACGTGTGGCTCTGATATTGTTAGGCCGCTAGCTGAGCGGCACAGAGCAGCAAGAAATCCTTTGTGACAAAAGATCAGCTGTTTAAATCCATTCTCTGTTCAATTTCTTCACATTTCTGTTATTAAGGCATCATACAGAGAGATGAAACCACTATGGAGAAGGAGATCGCGGGCCTGCACCGAGTAGACTTTGAACTCTCCGATGTGTTCTATTTCTCCAAGAAGGGGATTGAGGCTATTGTGGAAGATGAAGTCACCCAAAGGTTTTCTTCAGAGGAACTAGTCTCCTGGAACCTTCTTACAAGGACTAATGTCAATTTCCAGTACATCAGCCTGCGTCTGACTGTAGTGTGGGTCCTTGGGGTCCTCATCCGCTACTGTTTCCTGCTGCCTCTTCGGTGAGCCAAGTACTGGGAGAATAGTTCTCATGTATATGTATGTGGTGATTCACTGGGATTCACCCAGGCCAGTAAGGGGCTCAGCCAACACTTCTTGCAACTCTAGGCACCtagaatgctctgctgctgtagctcacAGCCCTGACACCAACTGCCAGTCTACAAGTGTGGAGGTCTCACCCAGGCTCCCACCACCCACTTACTCCTTGTAGGGGAAACTCACCAACCTTTCCAGCCCCAAATTCTCCCCCCAGAACATCTTTCTGCAGCCCCTCTTATTGTAACATCCACAAAACCTTATCAAGTTTGCTGCTCCTCTAAAGAAATAGTACAGAGAGCAGCTTATTAACTTAGTTGGGGCTGACAATCCTTCCATTTCAGTcaaagcactgagttggtttatggtAAAAAGCAGACAAGTTCCTTAACAAAAGGGCATAGAGTTAAGTCATACCAAGTGTAAGAAATAAAgctagaaatggttacaaacacaaaagtaaaaatacgcTTCTAAAATTATAACTTAATTTCAGAAGGTTACATTCTTGGTCTAAGCAGGTTTCTTACCTATAGTCAATTTCCAGAGACTTTTAGCTATCTTGGATAATAATGCATAACTTTTGtgttctctcccctgctctgtatAGTCTAGTAAACCTTGGAAATGCATTCTTCTGAAGGATATCCCCAGATACAGTTCCTTTCCCCTGCTGGGTATTACATCCATGTAGATGCCATACCAGCTTCTTCCCTGCTGGTGACTTTTACGATGCAAATGATCTTCCTGCAATCTCAGATACAAATGAATAGCCCACTGTCCTTGGCCATGCCTGGCTTGAAGTGTTGgcctctttcctttgtctggaaaaCCATGTTTATCAACTTCCCCTGAGGTGCCTAGTTTAAACATGTTTGTCGCATTTTCAGCACCTCTGTATAATTTGTTGTAGATTAACTGGACATAGGTatatcatgcaagaatattaatgatcagtgagttgttTTCCAATGACCTTAAATGACagcttttagatacagattatgacaacaatGTGTTAGGTGAAGTGGGCATGTCAGGTTACTGACACACAGCAGTAaaccaccaatgggcctctgtgtcacataCGCACTAATGTGAAATGATCACTCTGCAGTTTGAGGTAACCGAGTCCTGCAAGAAATGATGACAAACATGCAAgcagggccgccccaagcaaaaacaattttggccgctctcttcccccccccccctttgccccccattttttcttaccccacccccggccccgcctcaactccaccccttccccaaatccccagccctgcctcctccccccaggctctcaagcctaggagggagggagggagggggagaagcagcgcgtgcgccacggccactcagagtctccccctccctcccaggctctcaaacctgggagggagggtgagcagcggcgcgcgaatcagctgttttgcatgccgcggccgctcggaatcttccccctccctcccaggtttgagaatctgggagggagggtgagcagcggcgcgcgaatcagctgtttcgtgcgccgtggCACATGAGCGGCAGCAGAgttgagctagggcggccggggcacatttttaggggcggcattctggcgccggccatgccacccctaaagaTGTGCTGCCCCAaccaccagcttgttttgctggtgcctagagccagccctgcatgcaaGCTGGGCTTTTTTAAGTTCTCACTGCACCCATCGCTGTGGTGTCTCTGCTTCTTTTACTCCCTCCCCCATCTTAAAATTGAAACTATTGTAGGGGCTCAGATATTCATCAGATACTCTTCAGCATTCTAATGTTCTCTAGTACATGTTTTTGTGACATGAATTGCCATAATTCCCCTCCAATAGGGATCTTCTTGCTGCAGACAAACAGTCTTGTCTCTTCCTTTTCGTTTTTAGTGTTACCTTGGCTGCCATTGGGATTGTTTCAATGATTGTGGGAACCACACTTGTAGGGCAGTTGCCAAACAGCAGGTAAGTGTGTGTTTTTCCCCTTAATTAACCTGTTTGGGAAGAATTTTGTGGAGAACTAGGGATTGACTCTGCCCATGGCAAACCTGCCATGTCCACGATATGGCATCAGTGCTGAAAGAACGCAAAGTTAATACTGTGAATCTTTTCTAGTCCTCTTCTAAAACTGCCAATTTATGTGGCGCTCTACAAGGATGTTCGGTGTCCTGAAGAACttgaataccaaaaaaaaaaaaaaaaaaaaaaaaatgcaggggaAGGTGGAGATACCAAGGAAAAGATTCCTAGAAGCATGCGTGTGGAGAGTTTTAAGGGGGAAAGAGgtgttggggattggttctgctttgagcaggactaggtgacctcctaaggtcccttccaacccttatattctatgaaACTACATCTACGTTTAGGGGGCAGTGTAACAGACTGCAAAGCTGAGACTGAAAAACCCAGCACAAAGGTGACTTGAAGCTGCCTGAAAGAGGGGAATCTTGAGTTGTCCACACGCTAAGGGCCATTATGATCACTTAGTCTGAGttcctgcataatgcaggctgTGGAATTTCACCTGATTCCTGAATTAAGCCCAGCAACTTCCAGTTGAATTAGAGCAAGTCAACTTACAGCAATCATGGTCTGCTCTGTCTAACTTGAACTGAAGTCTATTTGGCTcccagccagaggtgaaagtaagccggtacgccccggtatggcataccggcaagagcagTGCGCCGTACTGgggtggcccagcttccccaggcagcaatttaaagggcctggggctcccagctgtggctggagccccaggccctttaaattgctgccagagccctgctgctggagttctAGAGTAGTGGCAGGGCTCCGGGGGttgtttaaagggcccagggctcctgctgcctcttcgGCCCAGGCCCTTTAGATTGCtgtcagagccctggggtagcagcggcagcagggggctccggcagcggtttaaagggcGTGGGGCAGTAGCGGTGgccaagccctgggccctttaaattgctgctggagcccccggctgctggtgggggaggcggaggggtacaggccggggctggctctgatcCCGCCCGTTCCGCCTGAGGCCCCATCTCTTCCGTGGGCTagagccagccccaacccagccctgtaccggtaagtccccTATTTTTACTGAATTCTCTTCCTCCTTTGCAGCACCagtggaactgttaactaagttCCAGTTGTGACACTTGTGCTAACCTACCATTTTAAGGGGATAGCACCTGTGTAACTGAGAGTCTATCTTGCCCTGGAGGGCCTGTCATTACTGATGATTGTCAGAGTCCAGCTTGATTTGTCAGGgtccaggttgagtttgcagggaggcaaacaacaacaaaacctcctCTCCTTACCTGTGAAGTGAGCATGCTCATTATGGAAATAACTGAGAAGAAAACATGAAACCCCAATACCACTCTAAAGGGCAGTGCTACTCGAAACAGCAGCTAAACACTCCTTCCTTCACTGGTTTCCCCTGTTATGCCTCTATGTGGTTTCTCCCCAAGCTATCCAGAGGAGCCCGGGAGGTCTCTGCTATGTAGGTTGTCTCTCTACCAGTGGTATCACCACTCTTTATAGTATGGAAGCACCTCTGGGAAATCAATCTTTGTTGGGCTGCCTTTGTGCTGCGGTGTGTGTACATAAAATAAACACACTGAGATGGTAGGTCTACTTCAACGAGcctatctaaatagacaagacagagagtgggaggtgaagtgacttgcccaaggtgttGCAGCAGTTTGGTGGTAGATCTGGGAATAAGACCAAAGTTCCTAGAATCCCAATCCACTGCCCTAAACACAGTACTATTGCAATAAAGTCTTAGCCTAGTCCTTGTAACTGGAAAACTGCTTCTATTATAGCTCCCTTCCAAGACTGTTTGTttgtaagtagggtgaccagatgtccctataaaattgggacagtcccgatatttggggctttttcttatataggatcctattacccccaccccctttcccgattttttttttttttttttttttttggcacacttgctatctggtcagcctatttGTAAGTGTACGTGTCTTTCAGCGCTAAAGATTGGCTAAGTGAACTGGTCCACCTGACATGCTCCCGGATCCTCGTCAGAGCTCTGTCTGGTACCATCACGTACCATAACAAGTGAGTAAGTCTGTGTTGCACTCCACTACTGTAAAgggcagagccgtcccttgggtaggATGAATTGGGGCAACTGCTCCAGGTCCAATGCTTTTGGGGGGGTGTCCCGTGGGCTGGTGTGATTGGCTGGCATGAACAGTCCAGGAAGAGACAAATCCATCACTTCCGTTCCAGGCCCTACATCCCTATAGGGATGGCCCTGGTAAAGGGGATGCATAACTCTAGGCAAATAGGACTAAGGGggtaacttttttattttttcaggggGAGTCAGTGGTGGTATGACTGTCTAAAAGTGAGGACCTCTTTTAATGATCTTTAATTAGTCTATATGGAATTTGCATGACTCTGCTACACAGGCAGAGCAGCTGAATGATGAAGGTGTTTGCTCAGTGTTTACTTATTAGCTGATAGTGTGACAACTAAATCTTTTACCAGATGTTCTTCTCAAAGCATGGTTCAAATGTTATTTAACACTATTTTCATTAACAGTAGGTCTAGTTTGTACATTGACAACATGTTCACCAACAATTTTCTGTCAGTTAGAAAATAATCACAACCATATTGTAGCTTGGGGGTGCCTACAAAATTATTGTAAACTGCTGTTGTTGTTCCATTGAAGTGCAGGCTCTCATGAACTAGTGAGAAACTGAATATAATCAACAGAATGTTTGTTAACCCTTTGGCTGCAGTTTGACCTGTTGAACCAAACACTGGCTTGTCCAGTAGTCTAGGAAAATATTGTTAAGTAGGCAACATAGTTATGTTTTGTACAGTTAAGTGAATAATACTTCTTGTCATTGCAGGGAAAACAGACCACAGAAAGGGGGTATATGTGTTGCCAACCACACGTCTCCAATAGATGTTTTAATCCTGACTAACGATGGATGCTATGCAATGGTATGATAAGTGAAAACGTGTGATGTTGATTTACACAGTAGCGGTCAGGAGGAGGCCACTAAAGTTTGTGACCTAAACTAGGGTCTGACTCCAGATGTCTAGAATAAACACTATGTACTAACCCAGTGTATCACCAGCTTCTGACTACAGGAAGGATTTCTAACTTCTCGCAGCATTTTCTAGAAGGAACATGCATCCTGAGATCCCAGATTAAACTCAGTGGCTTCTACCAGGTTGTTTGTTTATGGCACTTGGTCCCTTCAGACCaatgtgtaaatgagaatctgaaCCACTACAGAAGTCACAGAAATGGAATCTGTCGGATCActtattaaaaatgcatttctttaCACTGCATTGTTAAGTTTCAGGTATGTCTCCATGGCAgatgaaggtgtgattgtagcatgggTAGGCATGTCTACATTAGCTTTAATCTTGCTCATGTAGGTAACAGTAGTAGTGAAGATATGGCACTACAAGCTGGCAGCCCTATTATAAGCCCAATGGGCTATACACTCAGGTTGGAATTGTGAAATGCCCAGAAAAAAAGTAGTAACAGGTTAAGATGGGGGCATCTCCGTGTACCTTGTGATGTGGTAATGGCACAAAGGTGGTATCAAACTCTAACTTTCATCTTTAGTAAATGTTAACTTTCCTATTGTAACACTTCAGTGACTGACAGTACCTAAAATCTGTGCAAGTCACTGGTAGATCAGAGtactgcaaaatattttgcctAAAAGGTTATAAAAGTAAAGGCAGAGGACATGGAGAGAGGAAGACTTCTCTTAAGTATTGATGCTAATTGCATTGTGAGTAACATCTTTCTGTTCATGCAGTTGGTGCACAGTTCTTGGTGTGCATGCAAAAGCATGTAAAACTTCCAAAATTTAGGTGTGTTAATACTCACAGCTATATGCCCACCCTAATGTGCATGAGATAACCTAGTGCAAAATAATGAAGAGACCAAGATGGTACAAACTCTAAACTATTTTGTAAAAACAGAACTTCAGAAGGGACTTTAGTAGCCACCATATTGGTTTGAACGTGCTTAAAGGGATTTCTAACTGTGTGCAGAGACTTCACGAGGGTGAGGGGAAACTTGACGCGTCAGAAAAATTCAATCTTAAGGGTCTTTTGTGATTTCCTGAAGATGCACAAAAGTAAATGCTAACAAAATAGTTGTCTCTTTACTTTCTACTGTCTATATATTCAGGGTTTGAACTATGATGTGCAATATTTATATAGTGCTAAAAGCCCAACTTTCCAATACTGTATTTTCTAGGTGTCTAGGAAACTAATGCTTttactggacttttttttttttggtacattgCAAAGCTCTAGTTTAAGAGATACCTAGCTGTATTTTAAATAGGCATGAAGCAGATGGACTTTCATTTTTCCATGAGTTTCGTATAGTAGCCGTCTCATTTGGGCTTGCAGGTTGGCCAGGCTCATGGGGGTCTAATGGGACTTATTCAGAGATCCACCGTCAAAGCCTGTCCCCATGTCTGGTTTGAACGCTCAGAAATGAAAGACCGCCACCTAGTGACAAAAAGGTAAGGAATGGGCAATCACTCGGCTGAGTGCTGCTGTAGCTGTGAACAATGGCATTATTCTAACCATAACAATCCTAGCATCTTGGAGCCCTAGTCATGAGCCAGAAccgcattgtacaaacacagaacaaaaagatggcccttgCTCCATAGGGCTTACAACCCAAGTATTAcacaagagacagacagacatacaggcaggtggggatgggggggcaatAAGGAAACAGTAAgtcattggtcagcatgataggcagtggcctTGGCATGCCAGTAGCCAAACAGTCTTGCCTCTTCTGGAGGGTGAAAGGCTAGACTGTAGAAGCACTTTATCTGCAATGAATATATCTGGCCATCTTGTTCTAAATGCTAAACACCTTGCAGAAACACTCGGAATACCAGGACTCAACCTCCTTCTATGATTGTGTATTACCATAGTCTGGAGTGATGTGAATTGCAGTCATTTGCAACATGCATGCAGTGAATGAAAAAATTACAGTTGTGGGAGCAATCCTACACTATTTTTCTTTGGGAATATTACTATGCATCTAATTTGCAACAGAAATGGAACTTGGATATTACCCACAGATGGGGAGGGAATAGGCAAGTGTGTGCTTGCAGATGAGTGCTGAGATACTGCAGAAATGGGGCAACAGTTtgaaaagtcatttagcactctTGGAATCTCTTCCTATAGTAAAATAGTTTAGACAAAAGGTTCCAGTAACGAAGGTGTTCCAGGTGTGACTGCCCAGAACTTCTGACATGGGGTTAATCTGATAACTCTGCTGCCAGGGACACTTGGTGAGCAGGTACCCAAGTGTCTTTCTGTTTCTTTCCACAATTATAATCTAAATTGTTTTCCCACATGAATGTCAAGGAAAAGCAGTATGAAATCCCAAACTGGGATTTACTGTTGGGAGGTAGGAACCTAACATTACtcacaaaatattaattttaccatGAAATAGAATTACCCGTAGCTCTTTCTGAAATGTCCTCTAAATTGGAGCCGTCTAAAAACCACAGACTTGCTGGTTTTAGATGAAGTTACCTACAATACTGAGCTCCTCCTGGAAAGGGCAAGATTTCTGCAAAGAAGAACTTTCCCTTAGTGTAGTACAGTAGAGATAGTAGTGCTATATTTCAAGTATCTATGAAGTTTGTAGTCCAGCTTCAGGTTTGTTGTAAAGGGAATCACTCTCCTGACTCAGGAATGGAGTTGTTCCTACTTAAAGATCTGAGTCTGGTATAGCTGACCTCCCATGATGGGAGGGAAGCTCTCAATAACTGGGGAGAATCATGTTCTCTCATCCCTCTTTCTCTTCTTGCATACCTTCACTAACTACTTCATTTACAGAAGATAACTGAAGGGAGTgtcgttttttgttttgtttttttgtggtgtgtggctgtgtttgggggaggggagaagaagacAGGAGATGAAATATTTAGCCAATTGTCCTGATCATAATAACCTTCCAAACTAAAAACTTTCAAACTATCTGTTTCTGCCCCAGTTGATTCAATCAAAGGTGCACCTGCTGGTTGGGACTGGATTCCAATGCCGGGTGTCTGTATCCTATCTTAAATTTTGTGTAGAATTTTCAGGATAGCCTTATAGGGAATAAACTTGTCTTTCACCTTCCTGGCTTCTAAATGGTAGATTGAAGGGGCATTCCAGAAAGTCTACTCAACCAAGATCGAGGAGTGAGAATTGTGGGCATAATATATATTTCAGAAATGGAGAAGGCCTATGATTAAATAACTAGAACCAAGATTATGTAGCCTGTATCAAACTTGCATATTTTGCTCAGCCTGTTTAAATATTGCAGTCAGTGGGGCTTCCACTTGAGTGTGCCACAGCCTAAAGTATCTTACAGACAAGAAGTTTTTCCAGATAGGCAGCCTAAAACTTAACTTGAACTTTATGCCTTTCCTTTCTTGCATTAACACTACTTCCTCTCAGTGCATCAGCCCTTCAAATACTTGTTGTTGGTTTTTAACCCCTCCGTTATTGCTTGTGAATCTTGCAACAGAGGTGCTTTTTCACAGACTCCCTTGTTGAATCCTTTCCTCTTCTTACCACAGTATATTAGCTACTTATTACTAGAGCTTGCCACAAAAGCGCCATTtttcatggggtggggggaggaggggaaatcttGCAGTCTGTTATTGAACTTAAAAAATCAGAACAGTTAGAGGCTAAACATGAACACGCACTTGTGCTCACGCGCATGCTcgctcgttctctctctctctcactctcataCATCCGTGGgcaagagagagagctggggatgTCCCTTTTGAAGTAAGAATAATTGGTGAAATACTGGGTAGGACTAAATTAATAGTAAAAGAACTAGAGAGCTGAATCTAGGCTCAAATGATATTCCTGTTATCACTTTGCATCTGTAATTCATATGTTGCATCAAGTGTTGGCTTTTGGCTTCTGTTGAATGTACATACATGACTGGGAAAATTAATCCTGTTTCAAAATGTATTGCTTAAACATCCTTCTTTCTGCTTCTACAGACTGAGAGATCACATAGCAGATAAGAACAAACTGCCAATCTTAATTTTTCCAGAAGGTAAGAAACTGTCTCATTCCACTGGACTTAGTTCTCTTCTCAGTGCTTATGTCGCTCTTCATTGTCCTGTTGTGACACCGATTGCTCAAACTGATCTTGTTCCACACTTATAATAGGAAACATCAAGTGTCAGGATGCCCCGGCTCCTCCCAAAAGTGGTGGGATGAAGGGGATGAGTGCTGAAAGGGTTTTTTCCCACAAATGGCTTAATCCTTCTTCTCTGATGCAGACACAACTGGCTGTGTCTGCATCATGCATGGCCTCCCTGCTTCTACCTACCCCTCCATCCTCTCCCCCAAACCTCAACCCTACTCTTCTagcactgcagggaggggagcaCTGTCCCACCATTCTTTGGCCTCCAATCTTTAGGCCTGGACAAAGCACAGACATTGGAAAGACTAACTCATTCTTCTTGGAAGTGCTTTTCACTGTTCCCCAGTGGTTGCTTGCTTTGCAAACTGGTATAATCCTGCTGTCTGACTCCATTAGAATATATAACAAAGGTTTCCTGATTGCCAACACTCTGACTTCTCTTTTGTTCAGGCACTTGTATAAACAACACATCAGTAATGATGTTTAAGAAAGGAAGCTTTGAAATAGGAGGGACCATTTATCCAGTTGCAATCAAGGTAAAATACAATAGCAATAGGTCTCCAGACACTGCTGTTTACCTGTAGAAAGGTCTGGCTgcgtggtgggtgggtgggagatggACAAGAGTTTGTCTCAGTACTGTTGCTGGTAGAAGCACATGCCTTACAAGTGGCCCTCTGGTGTACTTGGCCATCGGAAAGCGAACAACTGAATACCCATGAATGAAAATAATTCAGTCTCTTTAGAGTTGCTCTCTTGAAATAAGTGGAAACCTGTTGGTGGGTTCTGTTGGCGTCTTCCTTACAACGTGGAAGACTGGAGAGAAGGTAGGCGGTCTGGCCAGCCCATGAATTAACAAGTCAATATTTGAAGGAATAAGAACATGAAACTTGTAATCAAGGCTAGACCTGACACCACTGTAAAAATATACAgcatctccccatgctgtaccTCGGGGGGTGGAGGCCAATGTGTAATGGTTACTAATGTCCTCCTATAAGCCTTGTGAGTTAAGCGCCCTAACACGTGTTTACTCTTTGGATCTATATTATTTGCATGTTCATTTATGATGAAGGAAATGACTTAAACTTACTATTTTGCCCCTCTGCAGTATGACCCTCAGTTTGGAGATGCATTCTGGAACAGCAGCAAATATGACATCGTGAGCTACCTGTTGCGAATAATGACAAGTTGGGCCATTGTGTGCAACGTCTGGTACATGCCACCGATGGTCAGAGAGGTATCTTTGCATATGGTTGGTTGTTGATTTGTATAGGATGTAAAATAAGTATGGCTCAGAATCAATCTTAAATTGAGCTTCCTTCAATGCTCTTGGTAGCATGATAcaactttttttcaattttgcaTTTCCCAGTGTATTTAAGTATGGAATGTACCTGCAGTATATTAGCTGTTGGACAGGGACAGCCTCCTTTTTCATGTAGTGATGCTCTGGGACTAAGTGCTGATGGCACAATGGCTACACAATTACTCATGCTAATATGAGCTGTGCTGCTAAGAATAACACTTGCTGTTTGGAAAATTGGTTTAT includes:
- the GPAT3 gene encoding glycerol-3-phosphate acyltransferase 3, with translation MEDLLFVVAKVMSVWLTVGFTLIVLPSVFGASLGISEVYMRILVKTLEWATIRIQKGVRQEQAMALKNSSSSGIIQRDETTMEKEIAGLHRVDFELSDVFYFSKKGIEAIVEDEVTQRFSSEELVSWNLLTRTNVNFQYISLRLTVVWVLGVLIRYCFLLPLRVTLAAIGIVSMIVGTTLVGQLPNSSAKDWLSELVHLTCSRILVRALSGTITYHNKENRPQKGGICVANHTSPIDVLILTNDGCYAMVGQAHGGLMGLIQRSTVKACPHVWFERSEMKDRHLVTKRLRDHIADKNKLPILIFPEGTCINNTSVMMFKKGSFEIGGTIYPVAIKYDPQFGDAFWNSSKYDIVSYLLRIMTSWAIVCNVWYMPPMVREEGEDAVQFANRVKSAIAHQGGLTELSWDGGLKRAKVKDTFKEQQQKNYSKMIVGNGSTGNPSMGAESD